The DNA region CCCGTCGATCTCGAAGCGAAGCGTTGCGCCGCCCTTGGATTCGGCAAGCAGGCGGATCAGCGTGAAGCATCGCCGCATGCGCGAGTAGACGTCGCTCGGCATCTTGTTCGGCTCGAAGGTGGGCTCGGCAGGGCGGCTCGGGCCGCCGGGAATCACGACGTGAAGTGCGGCCGCCGTGTACACCGCGGCTGTGACGAGCTGGAATACGTCGCTTGGCGAGGTCCTCTGATCGAGCAAGTGGTTGATTTCGCTTCCGGCGGCAATCGTGGCATTGAAGACATCACTCGGCGTGCTGGTGTCGGGCTGCTGTTTCTCGGCCACGGCGGTCTCGATCCCGAGGTCCTGCTTGACGACCAGCACGGCCGCGAGCGCCGAGTCGATCACGCCGAAGACATCTGCTGGGCGCGCTTCGATCATCAGCGGGATGGACTCGTTGCGCACGACCCGAACCTGTTCGAACGCCAGACGATTGGCGCGCAGCTGTAGATTGAGAGCCTGGGAGTAGACCTCGAACGGACGCGCTGACTCGACGCGAAACAGCGACACAGGCGGCGTCGGCTTGCCCATGTAGTGACGCAGCAGATCGACGTTCTCCCGTAGGAGTTCGACCCGCGCAAGGACATCCGCCGGCAGGATGCTCTCCGGAACAGACAGACGTCGCCCACTCACCGGCGGAGGTGTGACGCGCTCGGTCGCCGCGCGCGATGCGGGTGCGGAGATTCCGGTCAGGAGGCATATCAGTAGCGCCGCCGTAGGTAGTGTTTCGCTGAGATGCGCGCGAATCGCGAGCGGCTCCGATTTCGTCTGCACTCGTTCGTGGACGCGGTGCGCTCGTGGAGACTTTGCTCCGATCGCAATTCCGCAGCAGTGCGGCCGATTAGAGATTTTTCGCACTGCCCCTCCGGCGGGATCTGGAATTTCACGATAGCCGACGACGCACCCCAGGTCGCCTCTTGCTCGCTCGAGACCTGCCAGTTCCGATCGCGGGCCGTCTAGACCCTCCTCCGCCGCAGCGGCGTCCCCATCGGGGCTTGCCACGCGACACCTATCCGGTTCTGGAGCCGATACGCAGCATCCGAGGAGTGCTACCCTCGATTCGGAGGCTCACCACCATGCGTCACCTGGGCATCGTTTCCTTCGCGGCCGTGCTATCGGCCATCTTGGTCTCCAGCCATGCTGATTCTGCGGAAGACGAGGCACTCGCCGTCGTGCATTTGGCTTTCCGCGATTACATCGTCACCATCTCTTCGACCTCACAAGGCCCCCGATATTCGGTTCGTACGGCCTCAGGAACACTCCTCAGCGAAGATCTCAGCGCAGATCAACTTCTGGCTGCGCATCCGAAGCTGCATTCCGATATCCATTCCTCGTATGCGAGCGATGGATCTGGGAGTTTGATCTGGGCCGGGCGAAGTGAACGCCTGATCGAACCGGCGCTAGACGCCATCACCAACCCCGATTGAAGCGCCGAGGCCGGCGCGCGCCTAGCTGCCCAACGCTCGCTCAGTGGGACAGCTCGTATCCATGCTTGCGATAGTGCTCGACGCGGCCAGCAGCGAGCACCCAACCCGGTCTGAGCTCGTTGGCCCGAACGAAGTCCGCGAAAGCGCGGTCGTGCTGATGCTTGGATTCGTTCACCAACCCGCGGTTGTAGTACGCGGTGTGCAGTTTCGCTGACGTTCGCTGGATGGCCTGGTTGTAATCAGCGATCGCCCGCTCAACCTGTCCGATGTGGAAAAACGCGTTTCCGCGGTTGATGTAGGCCTCTGGGTAATCCGAGACGATCTCGAGAGCCGCATTGAAGTCTTGAAACGCAGCAGAGTATTCGCCCATGTGGTTGTACAGGATGCCTCGATTCACCAGAATCGACGCCCTGTCCCTCCCGGAGGTCCTTCGGGTGTAGAGGGCGAGGTTGCAGGAGACAATCGAGGGTTCTGCCTCGATGTAGGGCAGCATGGTGGCGAGATAGCAGTCGTCCGCGTCCGGGTTACCGATTACGGTCAGATCGTCCGCATTGGCCGTTCCAAGAGTAAGGAGCAGAGTGATTAGCGCGATGGCCCGCATTCGCCGACCTCCTGTTTCTCAGTTGTGTAGCGTCAATTTTTTCGAGTACGCCTTGGGATTGAAGCCGCGAACGAGCTCGCCGCCGATACTGAGCACAGGGATGCTCTTGCCCCCCGAGACTTCCGCCAGCTCTTTGCTGTAACGCGGTATATCGATGTCGCGCAGGTCGTAGACGACGTTGCGCTCATCGAGCCAGCGTCTGGCTTTCTTGCAGTATCCACACCAATCGGCGTAGTAGAGAATGACGTCCGAATTGCCAGCCACGACGCCCC from Myxococcales bacterium includes:
- a CDS encoding tetratricopeptide repeat protein — encoded protein: MRAIALITLLLTLGTANADDLTVIGNPDADDCYLATMLPYIEAEPSIVSCNLALYTRRTSGRDRASILVNRGILYNHMGEYSAAFQDFNAALEIVSDYPEAYINRGNAFFHIGQVERAIADYNQAIQRTSAKLHTAYYNRGLVNESKHQHDRAFADFVRANELRPGWVLAAGRVEHYRKHGYELSH